A genomic stretch from Sulfurihydrogenibium azorense Az-Fu1 includes:
- a CDS encoding glycoside hydrolase family 15 protein, whose translation MKKEIVLSNGKFFINIDKDLAIRDFYFPYVGMYNHLNSQANSIGVWTGGKFRWIDDSWQKSFDYYENSLVAKLQAISEELQIKLDFTTAIHKYSDILIHKVKVTNLSMEKQDFKVFFYHCFRLNESEIGNTAYYDPKLKGLIHYKGATYIYISSEGLEYEYTVSKKNHETGAWKEIESGKLLKTKIMQGEIDSAWGVKGELLPLESKEFFYYILVGKRYEDIVNLKRKVEREGLQHLLEETDEYWKGWIKTKDRLLPSLSKDLKNQYYRSLLIIRSHFDNEGAVVAANDTSIYKFNKDHYSYLWPRDGAFICMTLDNAGYTNLTQKFYKFCKKHITEEGYLLHKYSPDGTAGSSWHPWCDEDENYQLPIQEDETALVIFALYNHYINSKDIEFIDMMYNGFVRKAANFMVNYTDPNTNLPLESYDLWEERRGVFTYTASTVYAGLLSASKLAYLVGNKEEGLIYEEKAEKIREGILKYLYDEESGRFLRGIYQDKNGNIIKDKTLESSLLLIHEFGVVDPEDYRMINTVKAIEEGLWIKEGIGGLARYENDYYHRVSDNVPGNPWIITTLWLANWYTEVGLFDKTFSLLNWVLKRKTQAGLLAEQYNPFTGEPLSVCPLTWSHSSFCYSVQKLNKKLIQQKIPEYVE comes from the coding sequence ATGAAAAAAGAGATAGTTTTAAGCAACGGTAAATTTTTTATAAACATAGATAAAGATTTAGCTATAAGAGATTTCTACTTTCCTTACGTTGGAATGTATAACCATCTAAACTCTCAAGCAAACAGTATAGGAGTATGGACAGGTGGAAAGTTTCGATGGATTGATGACTCTTGGCAAAAATCGTTTGATTACTATGAAAACTCTTTAGTAGCTAAACTACAGGCAATATCAGAAGAGCTACAAATTAAATTAGATTTTACAACAGCTATTCATAAATATAGTGATATACTTATCCATAAAGTAAAAGTTACTAATTTATCTATGGAAAAACAAGATTTTAAAGTATTCTTTTATCACTGTTTTAGGTTAAATGAGTCTGAGATTGGTAATACAGCTTACTACGACCCAAAGTTAAAAGGACTTATCCACTACAAAGGAGCTACTTACATATATATTTCGTCAGAAGGTTTAGAGTACGAGTATACAGTATCAAAAAAGAACCATGAGACAGGTGCGTGGAAAGAGATAGAATCTGGAAAACTATTAAAAACAAAAATAATGCAAGGTGAGATAGACAGTGCATGGGGAGTAAAAGGAGAGTTATTACCATTAGAGTCTAAAGAGTTTTTCTACTACATTTTGGTAGGAAAAAGGTACGAAGATATAGTAAACCTAAAAAGGAAGGTAGAAAGGGAAGGACTACAACATTTACTTGAAGAGACTGACGAATACTGGAAAGGATGGATCAAAACAAAAGATAGGCTTCTTCCATCTTTGTCTAAAGATTTAAAAAATCAGTACTACAGAAGCCTTTTAATAATAAGATCACACTTTGATAACGAAGGAGCTGTCGTTGCTGCAAACGACACATCAATATACAAATTTAATAAAGATCACTACAGTTATCTTTGGCCAAGGGATGGAGCTTTTATCTGTATGACATTAGATAATGCAGGCTATACAAATCTAACTCAGAAGTTTTATAAGTTTTGTAAAAAACACATAACAGAAGAAGGTTATTTACTTCACAAGTACTCTCCTGACGGAACTGCAGGGTCTTCGTGGCATCCTTGGTGTGATGAGGACGAAAACTATCAGCTTCCTATTCAAGAAGATGAAACAGCTTTAGTTATATTTGCTCTATACAACCATTACATAAACAGTAAAGATATTGAGTTTATAGATATGATGTACAACGGTTTTGTTAGAAAAGCTGCTAACTTTATGGTTAATTACACAGACCCAAACACTAATCTACCCCTTGAAAGCTATGATTTGTGGGAAGAAAGAAGAGGAGTTTTTACATATACAGCTTCTACGGTTTACGCAGGTTTATTATCTGCATCTAAACTTGCATATTTAGTTGGGAATAAAGAGGAAGGACTGATATACGAAGAAAAAGCAGAAAAAATTAGGGAAGGTATTTTAAAGTACCTTTACGATGAAGAGTCAGGCAGATTTTTGAGGGGTATATACCAAGATAAAAATGGAAACATTATAAAGGATAAAACTTTAGAAAGTAGTTTACTTTTAATACACGAGTTTGGGGTAGTAGACCCAGAAGATTATAGAATGATAAACACGGTAAAAGCGATAGAAGAAGGACTTTGGATAAAAGAAGGGATAGGGGGTCTTGCAAGGTATGAAAATGACTACTACCATAGAGTTAGTGATAACGTTCCTGGAAACCCTTGGATAATCACAACACTTTGGCTTGCAAACTGGTACACAGAAGTCGGTCTGTTTGATAAAACATTTTCACTTTTAAACTGGGTTTTAAAAAGAAAAACTCAAGCTGGACTTTTAGCAGAGCAGTACAACCCCTTTACTGGAGAGCCTTTGTCTGTATGCCCACTTACTTGGTCCCACTCTTCTTTTTGCTACAGTGTTCAAAAGTTAAACAAAAAACTTATACAACAGAAAATTCCTGAATACGTAGAGTAG
- a CDS encoding pseudouridine synthase: MERLNKYIAKSGICSRRKADELILEGKVKVNGKTVKNLGLKIDPKKDVVEVEGKIVKPTEKKIYLAIYKPVGYLSAVGKDRFGRKTLTDFLNELKIPYKLFPVGRLDYNSEGLLILTNDGEFANKVAHPRNEIKKVYKVKVAGEVSQETLKKMEEGTILEDGFFKPDKIKMLKREEDGTWLLVEIHSGKKRIIRRFMDSFGHRVKRLIRVKIGSIDIGNLKPFDYRYLSEKEIRSILDEKRDSFKQR, translated from the coding sequence ATGGAAAGGCTCAATAAATATATAGCAAAATCAGGAATATGTTCAAGAAGAAAAGCAGATGAGCTTATTCTTGAAGGAAAAGTAAAAGTAAACGGTAAAACTGTAAAAAATTTAGGCCTAAAAATAGACCCTAAAAAAGATGTTGTAGAAGTTGAAGGAAAGATAGTAAAACCTACTGAGAAAAAGATATATTTAGCCATTTACAAGCCTGTAGGATATTTATCAGCTGTAGGTAAAGACAGATTTGGAAGAAAAACATTAACAGACTTTTTAAACGAGCTTAAAATCCCTTACAAACTCTTTCCTGTTGGAAGACTTGACTACAACAGTGAAGGACTACTAATTCTTACCAACGACGGTGAGTTTGCAAATAAAGTAGCCCACCCAAGAAATGAGATTAAAAAAGTTTATAAAGTAAAAGTTGCAGGAGAAGTTTCCCAAGAAACCTTAAAAAAGATGGAAGAAGGAACAATTTTAGAAGATGGCTTTTTTAAACCTGATAAAATAAAGATGCTTAAAAGAGAAGAAGATGGAACTTGGCTTTTAGTAGAGATACATAGTGGAAAAAAAAGAATAATAAGAAGGTTTATGGATAGCTTTGGTCATAGAGTAAAAAGGTTAATTAGAGTTAAAATAGGAAGTATAGATATCGGAAATCTTAAACCTTTTGATTACAGATACTTGTCTGAAAAGGAGATAAGGAGCATCTTAGATGAAAAAAGAGATAGTTTTAAGCAACGGTAA
- the rsmG gene encoding 16S rRNA (guanine(527)-N(7))-methyltransferase RsmG, translating to MMDLLEKLAKENSIELSKDKIEKFEIYLYMLLKWNKAYNLTSIRKKEEIIVKHFLDSLTLVKLFEAKGIDLSGKKVADFGTGAGFPGVPLKIYYQDKIDLYLIESITKKCIFLEMLSKELKLKYTVLCKRAEDIQEKFDIVVSRATGKTFEVLKIGKNLLKEGGIIVIMKGKEVEEELRPFTTSMSFKGLPERKFILIQKDGKAQ from the coding sequence ATGATGGATCTGCTTGAAAAACTTGCAAAAGAAAACTCTATAGAACTTTCTAAAGACAAAATTGAGAAGTTTGAGATTTACTTATACATGCTTTTAAAATGGAATAAAGCTTATAATCTTACTTCAATAAGAAAAAAAGAAGAGATAATAGTTAAACACTTTTTAGACAGCCTTACTTTAGTTAAACTTTTTGAAGCAAAAGGTATAGATTTGTCAGGGAAAAAAGTAGCAGACTTTGGAACTGGAGCTGGCTTTCCTGGAGTGCCACTGAAGATATACTATCAAGATAAAATAGACCTTTACCTAATTGAATCTATTACAAAAAAGTGTATCTTTTTAGAAATGTTATCTAAAGAGTTAAAGTTAAAATACACTGTTTTGTGTAAGAGAGCTGAAGATATCCAAGAAAAGTTTGATATAGTAGTTAGTAGAGCAACAGGTAAAACTTTTGAAGTTTTAAAAATCGGTAAAAATTTACTTAAAGAAGGCGGAATTATAGTTATAATGAAAGGTAAAGAGGTAGAAGAAGAGCTACGACCCTTTACAACTTCTATGTCTTTCAAAGGGCTTCCAGAAAGAAAATTTATCTTGATCCAGAAAGATGGAAAGGCTCAATAA
- a CDS encoding N-glycosylase/DNA lyase, producing the protein MIPPKEAIEKAILQVSDKVKERIQQFKNLKQKGITTFDFKPFLDVQPYQADIFSEACFCILTANFKAATGIKIQAEVGIEGFKNYPLEKLYQIIQSHGHRFAMQRAERIVALRDLKEFLENIVKEKDGKKAREKLVEKVNGYGYKEASHFLRNVGFDDVAIIDRHISRFLFESGLVKPRKTITKKVYLECEEALEKICQDLNLTQSELDLYIFYIKTGKVLK; encoded by the coding sequence TTGATTCCCCCAAAAGAAGCTATAGAAAAAGCAATATTACAAGTATCAGACAAAGTAAAGGAGAGAATTCAGCAGTTTAAAAACCTAAAACAAAAAGGTATTACAACTTTTGATTTTAAACCTTTTTTAGATGTACAGCCTTACCAAGCTGACATATTCTCAGAAGCATGTTTTTGTATACTAACAGCAAACTTTAAAGCAGCTACAGGAATAAAAATTCAAGCAGAAGTTGGAATTGAAGGATTTAAAAACTATCCCCTCGAAAAACTCTACCAAATAATACAATCCCATGGACACAGATTCGCAATGCAAAGGGCAGAAAGAATAGTAGCTTTAAGAGACCTAAAAGAATTTTTAGAAAACATTGTAAAAGAAAAAGATGGAAAAAAAGCAAGGGAAAAGCTTGTAGAAAAAGTAAATGGCTACGGCTACAAAGAAGCTTCTCACTTTTTAAGAAACGTAGGCTTTGACGATGTAGCCATTATAGACAGACATATATCAAGATTTTTATTTGAATCAGGATTAGTTAAACCAAGAAAAACCATAACGAAAAAAGTATACTTAGAGTGCGAGGAAGCATTGGAAAAAATCTGTCAAGATTTAAACTTAACTCAATCAGAATTAGACTTGTACATTTTTTATATTAAAACAGGTAAAGTTTTAAAATGA
- a CDS encoding helix-turn-helix domain-containing protein: protein MEISKIIKLEREQRNLSINQLSEQVEIPSYIIEKLENDENYATQDPYGKLYARKVLKFFGVDVPYEEKQEVVEETPKITTKILNPLVSVLPHTLTILVLALFIYANANFFSNKMEVQVNNIPEKYVNTVNTTKDQTQDQKVIDSITLVSEGDVWITISVDGEKSIINLKEGESKTIKFNNKIAFETIGNADKLKIIYDGKEVKITGREIIHNVFVDSDGIFYNGYNVLRGVPKI from the coding sequence GTGGAAATTAGCAAGATTATAAAGTTAGAGAGAGAACAAAGAAATTTAAGTATAAATCAACTATCAGAACAAGTAGAGATACCATCTTACATAATAGAAAAGTTAGAAAATGATGAAAATTACGCAACTCAAGACCCATATGGAAAATTATACGCAAGAAAAGTGCTAAAATTCTTTGGTGTTGATGTACCTTATGAAGAAAAACAGGAAGTAGTAGAAGAAACCCCAAAAATAACTACTAAGATTTTAAATCCTTTAGTTAGTGTATTACCTCACACTTTAACAATTTTAGTGTTAGCTTTATTTATCTATGCAAACGCAAACTTCTTTTCAAATAAAATGGAAGTACAAGTAAACAATATTCCAGAAAAGTATGTAAATACAGTTAACACAACCAAAGACCAAACCCAAGACCAAAAAGTTATAGACAGTATTACACTTGTATCAGAAGGTGATGTTTGGATTACTATCTCTGTTGATGGAGAAAAAAGTATTATAAACCTTAAAGAAGGAGAAAGTAAAACTATAAAATTTAACAATAAAATAGCCTTTGAGACTATAGGAAACGCTGATAAATTAAAGATTATATACGATGGAAAAGAAGTTAAAATAACAGGAAGAGAGATTATACACAATGTTTTTGTTGACTCAGACGGTATTTTCTACAACGGATACAACGTCTTGAGAGGTGTTCCTAAGATTTGA
- the hemC gene encoding hydroxymethylbilane synthase, producing MKVRIGTRKSQLALWQANYIANLINQIHGVEVELVKITTSGDKILDVPLAKIGGKGLFVKEIEDAMLKGEIDIAVHSLKDVPTQLPEGLDIIAITEREDPRDAFLSTKYKSLKDLPAGAVVGTSSLRRKSQIMKMRDDLIINDLRGNVDTRIRKLEEGQYDAIILAYAGLKRLGLDSKASYIFSPQEMIPAVCQGFLGIEARVDDERIKKILEPINNQESFIRATAERSFLKTLEGGCQVPLGAYCEIKDDFIHITGFIADLEGKTFIKESLSEKLTNINQAKELGQRLANILLKRGGKDILTKIYNL from the coding sequence TTGAAGGTAAGGATTGGTACAAGAAAAAGTCAACTTGCACTTTGGCAAGCAAACTACATAGCTAACTTAATTAATCAAATTCACGGTGTAGAAGTAGAGCTTGTAAAAATTACTACATCAGGAGACAAAATATTAGACGTCCCCCTTGCAAAGATAGGAGGTAAAGGTCTCTTTGTAAAAGAGATAGAAGATGCAATGTTAAAAGGTGAGATAGATATAGCCGTTCACTCTCTTAAAGATGTTCCTACACAGCTCCCTGAAGGACTTGATATAATTGCAATAACAGAAAGAGAAGACCCAAGAGATGCTTTCTTATCTACTAAATATAAATCTTTAAAAGACCTACCAGCCGGTGCAGTAGTTGGGACAAGTAGTTTAAGAAGAAAGTCTCAAATTATGAAAATGAGAGATGATTTAATAATAAATGATTTAAGAGGAAACGTTGACACAAGGATAAGAAAACTTGAAGAAGGTCAGTACGATGCTATAATCCTTGCCTATGCTGGCTTAAAAAGGTTAGGACTTGATAGTAAAGCTTCCTACATCTTTTCTCCCCAAGAGATGATTCCTGCCGTTTGTCAAGGATTTTTAGGTATTGAGGCAAGGGTTGACGATGAAAGAATAAAGAAAATTTTAGAGCCGATAAACAACCAAGAAAGTTTTATAAGGGCAACTGCAGAAAGGAGCTTCTTAAAAACACTAGAGGGAGGATGTCAGGTTCCACTGGGAGCTTACTGTGAGATTAAAGATGACTTTATTCATATAACAGGCTTTATAGCAGATTTAGAAGGAAAAACATTTATAAAAGAGAGTTTATCAGAGAAGTTAACTAACATAAATCAAGCAAAAGAGTTAGGGCAAAGGCTTGCAAACATACTACTTAAAAGAGGTGGTAAAGATATACTAACTAAAATTTACAACTTATGA
- a CDS encoding ArnT family glycosyltransferase, whose protein sequence is MEKRFSNYFTLWFIAFVLMVSNIWGISIFSLDEAKNASCAREMLERGDLIVPTFNYELRTDKPPLHYYFMMIAYKLFGVNEFSARFFSSLFGSFTVLVTFLFAKRVFDEKIALLSYLVLLSSLHFVFQFHMAVPDPFLIFFITSAVFSFYIFYKEGKKIFLWLFYICLGFGILSKGLVAIVLPTFTVLVFLALRRELGFLKSMSISKGLLITILISLPWYIAVGIKTDWIWVKEFLLKHNISRFSDSMEGHGGIFLITFLFVIIGMLPFSIFLPQTVKEVLKNKTNPAVLFLSLFVFIYTLFFSISKTKLPNYTVVVYPSLAVLIGITLTKLKIYKYFYSLLFYFILTLIIPIALYFILKNDENLYLVAQHSFFFFILTVGAFLSLIFYKNIKKVIISLSLSSILMTLVFFFILMPRIDKESSVKVILPYIDKDLPIGYYKRYNPAFSFYLKKRIVKLESPQEVEEFIKQGKVNILTREEFLEELRDVKGLKVVVKKKDLFENPTSVLLKNF, encoded by the coding sequence ATGGAGAAAAGATTTTCAAACTATTTTACTTTATGGTTTATTGCCTTTGTTTTGATGGTTTCTAATATATGGGGTATTTCTATATTTAGTCTTGACGAAGCAAAAAATGCTTCCTGTGCAAGGGAGATGTTAGAGAGGGGAGACTTGATAGTTCCTACATTTAACTACGAACTTCGTACAGATAAACCACCCCTTCACTACTACTTTATGATGATAGCCTACAAACTCTTTGGAGTAAATGAGTTTTCTGCAAGATTTTTTTCTTCTTTGTTTGGAAGTTTTACTGTTTTAGTTACATTTTTGTTTGCTAAAAGGGTTTTTGACGAGAAAATAGCTTTACTTAGCTACTTAGTCCTTTTATCTTCTCTACACTTTGTGTTCCAGTTTCATATGGCCGTTCCAGATCCATTTTTGATCTTTTTTATAACGTCAGCCGTCTTTAGTTTCTATATATTCTATAAAGAAGGTAAAAAAATATTCTTATGGCTTTTTTATATTTGTTTGGGTTTTGGTATACTTTCAAAAGGTTTAGTTGCTATTGTCTTACCAACTTTTACAGTTTTGGTTTTCTTGGCTTTAAGAAGGGAGCTAGGATTTTTAAAAAGTATGAGTATTTCAAAAGGATTGCTTATAACAATTTTAATATCTCTTCCTTGGTATATAGCAGTAGGTATAAAGACAGACTGGATTTGGGTTAAAGAGTTTTTGCTAAAACACAACATATCAAGATTTTCAGATTCTATGGAAGGACATGGAGGTATATTTTTAATAACTTTTCTGTTTGTTATCATTGGAATGCTTCCTTTTAGTATTTTTTTACCACAAACTGTAAAGGAGGTTTTAAAGAATAAAACAAATCCAGCTGTCTTGTTTTTATCTTTGTTTGTGTTTATTTATACACTATTTTTTAGTATATCTAAAACGAAGCTCCCTAACTACACAGTTGTTGTTTACCCATCTTTGGCAGTTTTGATAGGTATTACCCTGACCAAGTTGAAAATTTATAAGTATTTTTACAGTTTACTTTTTTATTTTATCTTGACTTTGATTATTCCTATAGCTCTTTACTTTATCTTAAAAAACGATGAAAATCTTTATTTAGTAGCTCAGCACTCATTTTTCTTCTTTATTTTAACAGTTGGAGCTTTCTTGTCGCTAATTTTTTATAAAAATATCAAAAAAGTTATCATTTCTCTATCACTATCTTCTATTTTGATGACTTTAGTCTTCTTTTTTATCTTAATGCCAAGAATAGATAAAGAGTCTTCAGTAAAGGTAATCTTACCATACATAGATAAAGACTTACCTATTGGCTACTACAAAAGGTACAACCCTGCTTTCTCTTTCTACCTCAAAAAGAGGATAGTTAAGTTAGAAAGTCCACAAGAGGTAGAAGAGTTTATAAAACAAGGGAAAGTTAACATACTTACAAGAGAGGAGTTTTTAGAAGAGTTAAGAGATGTAAAAGGTTTAAAAGTTGTAGTTAAAAAGAAAGACCTTTTTGAAAATCCCACCTCTGTTTTACTTAAAAATTTTTGA
- the uvrC gene encoding excinuclease ABC subunit UvrC encodes MSYEWALEFIENAPQESGVYLFKNKKKQYIYIGKAVNIKNRLKNHYQQIKTDPKERKIFAESSQIEWIITKSDYEAFVLENELIKQYKPKYNVRLKSGSSYPMVVITDEEYPTVKISRKYGEIKGSYFGPFLPAKTARHMKDLIHKLFKLRTCDPMPIRNIVCFDYHLGLCSGPCANKISKKDYNEDAKIAKTFLSGNAKDVLYNLYDKINEYTQKLMFEKAAVIRDQIKAIETVIRKQEVLGIPIQEADVFYFIDKRVFLIVVRGHTIIGKEELRISNQDFEEGSEVFVLTSYYENNYIPEKIILNKKVQDIDNLKQWLYQSKGKKVEIDFAILPQIKNFIDRNINIADLETLKEVFEKTFNFPLPRRIECFDISHLQGEFTVGSCVVWEDGYMNKKEYRRFKVKTVDKVDDYASLREVLTRRFRKYLEMENPPQLILIDGGKGQLSQGIEVREKLGLNIKVFSIAKKEEILYTDDGKEIKLFDSLPLLKLFTQLRDEAHRFAISYNRKLREKEGLKSILDNIEGIGEKRKEVLYRTYKTLDNILKAPDEELKKLGIPTSVAQKIKEYLNS; translated from the coding sequence ATGAGTTATGAATGGGCTTTAGAGTTTATAGAAAACGCTCCCCAAGAGTCAGGAGTTTATCTTTTTAAAAATAAAAAGAAGCAGTATATCTACATAGGAAAAGCTGTAAACATAAAAAACCGCCTAAAAAACCATTACCAACAGATAAAAACAGATCCAAAAGAGAGAAAGATATTTGCAGAAAGCAGTCAGATAGAGTGGATAATAACAAAGTCAGATTACGAAGCTTTCGTCCTTGAAAATGAACTTATAAAACAGTACAAACCAAAGTACAACGTTAGACTAAAATCTGGAAGTAGCTATCCTATGGTAGTTATTACAGATGAAGAATACCCAACAGTCAAAATAAGTAGAAAGTATGGAGAGATTAAAGGAAGCTACTTTGGACCTTTTTTACCTGCAAAGACAGCAAGACATATGAAAGACCTTATTCATAAACTCTTTAAACTCAGAACCTGTGACCCTATGCCTATTAGGAATATAGTATGTTTTGATTATCATTTAGGTTTATGCTCAGGACCTTGTGCAAACAAAATATCTAAAAAAGATTACAACGAAGATGCGAAAATAGCAAAAACTTTTCTCTCAGGAAACGCTAAAGACGTACTTTACAACCTTTACGATAAAATAAATGAGTACACCCAAAAGTTAATGTTTGAGAAAGCTGCTGTCATAAGAGACCAGATAAAAGCCATAGAAACGGTCATAAGAAAGCAAGAAGTGTTAGGTATTCCTATTCAAGAAGCTGATGTATTTTACTTTATTGATAAAAGAGTATTTCTCATAGTTGTAAGGGGTCATACTATAATAGGTAAAGAGGAGCTAAGAATATCTAACCAAGATTTTGAAGAAGGAAGTGAAGTTTTTGTTTTAACTTCTTACTATGAAAACAACTATATCCCTGAAAAGATAATCTTAAATAAAAAGGTACAAGATATTGATAACTTGAAACAGTGGCTTTATCAAAGTAAAGGTAAGAAAGTTGAGATAGATTTTGCAATTCTACCCCAGATTAAAAATTTTATAGACCGGAATATAAATATAGCAGATTTAGAAACTTTAAAAGAAGTGTTTGAAAAAACTTTTAATTTCCCACTTCCAAGAAGGATAGAATGTTTTGATATATCACACCTACAGGGAGAGTTTACTGTTGGGTCTTGCGTTGTTTGGGAAGATGGTTATATGAACAAAAAAGAGTACAGAAGGTTTAAAGTAAAAACCGTTGATAAGGTTGATGATTATGCCTCTTTAAGAGAAGTCCTTACAAGAAGATTTAGAAAGTATTTAGAGATGGAAAATCCTCCCCAGCTGATTTTAATAGACGGTGGCAAAGGTCAACTCTCCCAAGGAATAGAAGTTAGGGAGAAGTTAGGTTTGAATATAAAGGTATTTTCTATAGCAAAAAAAGAAGAAATACTTTACACCGATGATGGGAAAGAGATAAAACTTTTTGATAGTTTACCACTTTTAAAACTTTTTACTCAACTTCGGGATGAAGCCCACAGGTTCGCAATTAGCTACAATAGAAAGTTAAGAGAAAAAGAAGGATTAAAAAGTATTTTAGATAACATAGAAGGGATAGGAGAAAAAAGAAAAGAAGTACTTTACAGAACTTACAAAACCCTTGACAACATCTTGAAAGCTCCTGATGAAGAGTTGAAAAAGTTGGGTATACCTACCTCCGTTGCCCAGAAGATAAAGGAGTATCTAAATTCTTAA
- a CDS encoding peptidoglycan D,D-transpeptidase FtsI family protein, which translates to MSEKKTYFVLFILSFSFLIALGRILQIQVFEREEFQKRIEKQYYQEEEIILPRGTIFDRNGKFAAISIPTLSVYVIPKYIKDKENTAKQLSLLLKIPYEDLRKVLYERKNYTIIATNVDKSLRPQLEKLRFDLKEWNIGILDNSMRFYPFGFTAGNVIGFVSKKTGLGLEGMEYQLNDYLGGGKAKLRFLKDAKGNLIAIEKADIQKKTYNAVLTIDMNVQHIAEDSLMELVQERNPLEAAVLIMNPYTGEILAAASYPNYDPNNYQAFKYRKNIVFQHAYEVGSVAKPIFLAEAIDEKKVNLNEIIDCQNGSIYVDGIRIRDHKKFGLLTPAQIIQHSSNVGAIKIALRLDPKSVYKKLRDLGFGQKTGIFPGEASGSLKEDYRPVNIAYASIGQNWTATVLQVGVAYSAFANGGYLVKPMLLKGLTDDSGNYVKVFQPQVVKKVLSDESIEKIKPILKLVVEDGTAKSGKSDFFTIAGKTGTAQKYDPTIKALSNTKWYTWFAGFFPVEKPMFTVVVFANEPKPKFTGEHIGGGGVSATVLKNLVDRIMFYYKQKPDKVKNLDTPLSSGQRR; encoded by the coding sequence ATGAGTGAAAAAAAGACTTACTTTGTTCTCTTTATACTCTCATTCTCATTTTTAATAGCACTTGGTAGAATTTTGCAGATACAGGTCTTTGAAAGAGAAGAGTTTCAAAAAAGAATAGAAAAACAGTACTATCAAGAAGAAGAGATAATTTTACCAAGAGGTACTATCTTTGATAGAAATGGAAAATTTGCAGCAATAAGTATTCCAACACTTTCAGTTTACGTTATTCCAAAATACATAAAAGACAAAGAAAATACAGCAAAACAGCTCTCACTTCTTTTAAAGATTCCATATGAAGATTTAAGAAAAGTACTATATGAGAGAAAAAACTACACTATAATTGCTACAAATGTAGATAAATCCTTAAGACCTCAGTTAGAAAAACTAAGGTTTGATTTAAAGGAATGGAATATCGGAATTTTAGACAATAGCATGAGATTTTATCCTTTTGGGTTTACTGCAGGAAACGTTATAGGTTTTGTCAGTAAAAAAACAGGACTAGGACTTGAAGGTATGGAATACCAACTTAACGACTATTTAGGTGGGGGAAAAGCTAAACTTAGATTTTTAAAAGATGCAAAAGGGAATCTAATAGCAATTGAAAAAGCTGATATCCAGAAAAAAACTTACAATGCAGTTTTGACTATAGATATGAATGTTCAGCACATAGCAGAAGATTCTTTAATGGAGTTAGTCCAAGAAAGAAATCCGTTAGAAGCTGCTGTTTTGATAATGAACCCTTACACAGGTGAGATACTAGCAGCTGCGTCTTACCCTAACTATGACCCTAACAACTATCAAGCTTTCAAGTACAGGAAAAATATCGTTTTTCAGCACGCTTATGAAGTTGGTTCTGTTGCAAAACCTATATTTTTAGCAGAGGCTATAGATGAGAAAAAGGTTAATCTAAATGAGATAATAGACTGTCAAAATGGTTCCATATACGTAGATGGTATAAGGATAAGAGACCATAAAAAATTTGGTCTTTTAACTCCTGCTCAGATAATTCAGCACTCTTCTAACGTTGGAGCAATAAAGATAGCATTAAGGTTAGACCCAAAGTCAGTTTATAAAAAACTAAGAGATTTAGGATTTGGTCAGAAAACTGGTATATTCCCGGGGGAAGCAAGCGGGTCTTTAAAGGAAGATTACAGACCAGTTAACATAGCCTACGCCTCTATAGGTCAGAACTGGACTGCAACTGTCTTACAGGTAGGTGTTGCTTACTCAGCTTTTGCAAACGGTGGATACTTAGTAAAACCAATGCTCTTAAAAGGTTTAACTGATGATTCGGGCAATTACGTTAAAGTTTTTCAGCCACAGGTTGTTAAGAAAGTTTTAAGTGATGAAAGTATAGAAAAGATAAAACCAATATTAAAACTTGTTGTAGAAGATGGAACGGCTAAATCTGGAAAATCAGACTTTTTTACAATCGCTGGAAAAACTGGTACAGCTCAAAAGTACGACCCTACTATAAAGGCACTATCTAACACAAAGTGGTACACTTGGTTTGCTGGCTTTTTCCCTGTAGAAAAGCCAATGTTTACAGTTGTAGTATTTGCTAACGAGCCAAAACCCAAATTTACGGGAGAACATATAGGTGGAGGTGGAGTTTCTGCAACAGTTTTAAAAAACTTAGTTGATAGGATTATGTTTTACTATAAACAAAAACCTGATAAAGTTAAGAATTTAGATACTCCTTTATCTTCTGGGCAACGGAGGTAG